The following nucleotide sequence is from Chloroflexota bacterium.
GAATTTGCTTAACCGTGCCTTGAGTTTCTTTCCATAACAATTCCATAATTTCGGTTTCCAACGGGCCAAGGACTTTTACCAAACCATCTTGGGTTGGGCTGAAACGAAAGCGCATTTTCAAACTCATCATCGGCTCCTTCTTTGATTGAGATCTGGTGCAACGGGTTGTTCTTAGCTGCCTTGAGTGTACGCCCTTGCAAGAATCGGTACTAGATCTGAAGATTACAAAGACATTACGTAGTACGAGGTTACTATGAAACAAATTTCTGACGAATCGATTCGCCAAGCGATGCAGAGTGCCTTCCCACCTGCCGATGCCCGCGTAACTATGTTTTATGAGATGCAGGAATATCATTTGGGCTGGCGTAATGCTCAACTTGAGCCAACCCAAGCCGATAGTGGCAAGTTGTTGCGCCCACGCTTTTGTTTGCTCGCCTGTGCTGCGGTTGGCGGCGATCCCCAACAGGCTGAGCCTTTAGCTGCCGCGATTCAGCTTTTACATGATTTTTCGCTCATCCACGATGATATTGAAGATCACAGCCCAACTCGCCGTGGCCGCGAAACCGTGTGGAAATTGTGGGAAGTTCCGCAAGCGATCAATGTTGGTGATGGCATGTTTACGCTTGCCCAGCTTTCATTATTTCGTTTGGCAGAAGTTGGGGTCGAATCATCGGTCGTGGTCGAAATTGCGCGGCGCTTTAATCAAACAATTATTCGTTTGTGCGAAGGCCAGTATCTCGATATGTCGTTTGAGCAACGCCTCGACATTAGCGAAGGCGATTATTTGGCGATGATCAGCCGCAAAACGGCGGCATTAATCGCCGCTGCGGCTGGTTTAGGGGCAATTTTGGGCAATGCCAACCGCGAACAAGCCGCCGCCCTGTATAATTGGGGTGAAGCCTTGGGCTTGGCCTTCCAAATCGAAGATGATATGCTCGGCATTTGGGGCGCAGAAGCGGTAACAGGCAAGCCCGATGCTCACGATATTTGGGGCCGCAAAAAAAGCCTGCCGATTATTCATGCTCTAGCTCATGCCGATGCTGAGGATGGTGGCAAGCTGGCGGCGATTTATCAAAAAGAACAGCTTGCAGCCAGCGATATTCAAACTGTGCTGACAATTTTAGAGCGCACTGGCTCACAAGGCTATACTGCTGGCGTAGCCAAGTTCTATCACGAGCAAGCTTTAGCCGCCTTAGCCGATTTACAAGGCGAGGCCGAGCCAATCGCCGAGTTGCATGCATTAACCAAACAATTATTGGGACGAGTGAAATAGTTGGGCAATCAGCGCTGCTGGTCTAGCCCAGCAATCTGCTAACCAAGGAGTAAAGGTTGGGCTACGGCCTTGCTGCTAGCCACCGAGAATACATGATGCGAATATTGTTGCTAACAGCCGAATATTTGCCCCAACCTGGGGGCGTTGGCGATTACACTGCCAAATTAGCCGAAGCCTTAACCGCGCTCGGCTGTCAGGTTTGTGTGCTCACTGCTGGCGAAGGTGCTGAACAAAGCGAGCCATGGCTGGTTTGGCGCAGGGTGCGCGGCTGGGGCCGTAAGCTGCATCAGGATGTGCGCAACGCTGCCAAGCAATTCGAGGCCGATATTGTGCATATTCAATATCAGACTGGCGCATACGAGATGAAGCCTGCGGTCAATTTGCTGCCTGCGGCGCTCTCGGTGCCAAGTGTCGTAACCCTGCACGATTTGCGTATGCCCTATTTGGCTCCTAAAGTTGCGCCGTTGCGCCGCTATGTTACCCGTCTGCTGATCGAAAATGCTCATGCCGTGGTGGTTACCAATGCCGAGGATGAATCGCGCTTGGCTGGCGATGCACCCAGCAGCAATCCCGATATTTATACCTTGACCCAGCCATTGGAGCCGCCAGCTCACTTAATTCCAATTGGCGCGAATATCGAGGTTGCGCCATTAGCCGACCGCCAGCAGCTACGCCAGCAGTTGGGAGCCAACCCCGAAACGCTGTTATTGGGCTATTTTGGCTTGCTCAATAGCACCAAAGGCGTGCACACCATCGTTGAATCGTTGCAATATTTGCCAGCAACCACCCGCCTCGTGATTATCGGCGGTGGCACAGGCACGCCCGAAGATGAAACCTACGCTGAACAGTTACGCGCCACGATCAGCCGCCTCGAGCTTGATCAGCGTATCCATTGGACGGGCTACCTGAGTGCTAGCGAGGTTTCCCGTACCTTGCAAGCACTCGATTGCGCGGCTCTGCCATTTAGCGATGGTGCATCATATCGCCGTGGTAGTTTGTTGGCGATGCTCGCCCATGGTGTGCCAACAATCACCACTCCACCGCATGTGCCAATCGATCCTTCGCTGCGCCATGAACGTGATGTGCTGTTAGTCGAGCCAGATGATGCAATTAATTTGGCTTTAGCGGTTGAGCAAATCGCCGCCAACCCCGAATTACGCCAACAATTGAGCCAAGCTGGCCAACGCATCGCCTGCTCATTCCGCTGGGAAACCATTGCCCAATTGCATACGACGCTCTATCAACAATTGCTCGACGCGCAGCAAACCAAGCACGAGCATGATGAGGGGTCAGCATTCAGCGGCTAGGGGTCAGAGAGACGGAACCACGAAGACCACGAAGAGCACGAAGATCAAGGCTCATGCTGTCCGCCAAGCATTCGACATCTGCTATACTGACGTGGCGAATGCTTGGTGAGGATTATGCAACGTTTTAACCCCAAACGCTATTTCGATTTACGCAATCGGCTGCAAAGCGATCAACAACGCCTCTGGGCTTTGTTCAGCACATTGATCATCAGTTTGGTGCTAACGACGCTGGTGCTACGGATCGCCCCACCTGCCACTGAAACTGGGCGCTTGATTTTTCGGCCTGTTGATTCGGTGACCGAGGACGACCGCACCCAAGCTGAGCAACCACCACCAACCTTGCCCCCAGCGATCGAACCGCAAAATCTGGTCGAGGTGAGCACAGTTTTGCCTCGCGCCGCCGAAGCGCCGACGATTATCGATGATATTCGCTTTACATCCGAGCAAAATCTGACCGTCGCCAATATTCAAACTCTGCTAGATGCGCAGCCTGGCACGCTCAAAGCCGCTTTGGTAACAGTTGGCGATCGCAATTTATCGCTGGCCGAGGTTGTGGTTGGCCAAGCTTATTTGTATAGTCTTAATCCCAAGTTGCTACTAGCCTTGCTCGAATTTCAACAAGGCCTGCTGACCAATCCAACTCCCAACCCCGATCAACTCGATTGGGCCATGAAATATCAGGGTGAGGATGAAAAGTGGCGCGGCTTGCATGGCCAAATTCGTTGGGCCGCCCGCGAATTGCGGCGTGGCGTGCGCGATTTCGCCTACGTTACTGAGTTGCAATATCGCGATAAAGATGTCAAAGGCCCAATTCCCGCTGGTTTAAACCCTAGCTCGTATGCTGTGGTGCGGATGTTAGCCCAAACCATGACTCCCGAAGAATTGGCGAAAGTGCTCAGCGATGGCAGTTTTGTCGCAACTTACAGCAAATTTTTCGAAGATCCCCGCCAAACGTTGGGCCAAGTGCCAGCGCCAGCAACGCCATTTTTACGTTGGCCGCTACGCAATGTCACCTATATCACCTCATTTTTTGATCACGAATATCCCTTTCTAACGCCCAATCAATCCTTGGTGAGTTGGTGGGGACGACGCGAAACCCAAATTTCCTACGATGGTCATGATGGCTGGGATTATGGTGCACGACCGCCCGAAGCAGTGGTTGCCGCCGCTG
It contains:
- a CDS encoding polyprenyl synthetase family protein, which codes for MKQISDESIRQAMQSAFPPADARVTMFYEMQEYHLGWRNAQLEPTQADSGKLLRPRFCLLACAAVGGDPQQAEPLAAAIQLLHDFSLIHDDIEDHSPTRRGRETVWKLWEVPQAINVGDGMFTLAQLSLFRLAEVGVESSVVVEIARRFNQTIIRLCEGQYLDMSFEQRLDISEGDYLAMISRKTAALIAAAAGLGAILGNANREQAAALYNWGEALGLAFQIEDDMLGIWGAEAVTGKPDAHDIWGRKKSLPIIHALAHADAEDGGKLAAIYQKEQLAASDIQTVLTILERTGSQGYTAGVAKFYHEQALAALADLQGEAEPIAELHALTKQLLGRVK
- a CDS encoding glycosyltransferase family 4 protein, producing MMRILLLTAEYLPQPGGVGDYTAKLAEALTALGCQVCVLTAGEGAEQSEPWLVWRRVRGWGRKLHQDVRNAAKQFEADIVHIQYQTGAYEMKPAVNLLPAALSVPSVVTLHDLRMPYLAPKVAPLRRYVTRLLIENAHAVVVTNAEDESRLAGDAPSSNPDIYTLTQPLEPPAHLIPIGANIEVAPLADRQQLRQQLGANPETLLLGYFGLLNSTKGVHTIVESLQYLPATTRLVIIGGGTGTPEDETYAEQLRATISRLELDQRIHWTGYLSASEVSRTLQALDCAALPFSDGASYRRGSLLAMLAHGVPTITTPPHVPIDPSLRHERDVLLVEPDDAINLALAVEQIAANPELRQQLSQAGQRIACSFRWETIAQLHTTLYQQLLDAQQTKHEHDEGSAFSG
- a CDS encoding peptidoglycan DD-metalloendopeptidase family protein, whose translation is MQRFNPKRYFDLRNRLQSDQQRLWALFSTLIISLVLTTLVLRIAPPATETGRLIFRPVDSVTEDDRTQAEQPPPTLPPAIEPQNLVEVSTVLPRAAEAPTIIDDIRFTSEQNLTVANIQTLLDAQPGTLKAALVTVGDRNLSLAEVVVGQAYLYSLNPKLLLALLEFQQGLLTNPTPNPDQLDWAMKYQGEDEKWRGLHGQIRWAARELRRGVRDFAYVTELQYRDKDVKGPIPAGLNPSSYAVVRMLAQTMTPEELAKVLSDGSFVATYSKFFEDPRQTLGQVPAPATPFLRWPLRNVTYITSFFDHEYPFLTPNQSLVSWWGRRETQISYDGHDGWDYGARPPEAVVAAADGTVVWASNSDDGCGVPAKGVVLDHGNGYRTLYWHLSEISVELGQAIKGGEQLGIVGSTGCAIGPHLHFQTQYLGRNTDPYGWCSSEPDPWSSYPVGTASRWLWADRPNPCDLGQTIAVRPSDQGFSRSEGNWQNAPIGAGGETLWITSQIPMTSTETLTDTISDLAGVATPQPTPSQPPSTATWQTSIPSAGRYRVLTYIPYYYNGHDDAVAAHYVIEHAEGRSDVVVNQFVYANEWADLGTYTFDPSKPAKVELSNETSMADQGIWVGTTVWLPAD